The DNA sequence TAAGGGGAATTCTCTTATTATTTATGATGGTGATAATAAGATTGTTTATAAACCATAAGTGAGGAATGAATATTGATACAATCCAACTACTTGACATAACTTTATTATAAATTAGATACTTAATAGGGTATCGTGAAATACGATACCATGTTATTTAACTATTTTTGGAAAAAATAATACTGTAGTATTTGTTGATAATTTATAAAGCAAATTGATATGTTATATTATAAAGGAGGTTTTTTATGGGAAGAGATGAAAAACAAAAAGAATTAGGGGGGAAGACTTCTATAATATAGAAGGATAATAATGATAAAAAAGTATTTTAAAATAGAAAATATACCTGCAATTTTATGGGGAGAAAGTTCTGAGAATATATTTATAGCTGTACATGGAAATATGTCAAACAAAGAAGATGATATTATTCAAATATTTGCAAAGAAAGCTGTATATTTAGGGTATCAAGTTATTAGCTTTGATTTACCTGAACATGGTGAACGAGTTGAGGAAGATATAAAATGTAAAGTATGTGATTGTGTAAGAGAGCTTAATTTAATTATGAACTATGCAAAACAGAATTGGAATAATATTAGTTTGTTTGCATGTAGTATGGGAGCGTATTTTAGTTTATTAGCATATAAAGATGATTTTATAAAGCAATCATTATTTATTTCACCAGTTTTAAATATGAAAAGAATTATAGATAATATGATGTTATGGTTTGATATAGATGAAGAATATTTAAAAAGCAAGCAAACAGTTAAAACACCTATAGGACAAAACTTATACTGGGATTATTATTGCTATGTAAAAGATAATCCTATTGATAAATGGAATATCCCAACAAATATACTATATGGATTAAAAGATGATTTATGCGAATCCGATATTGTATTTAAGTTTGTTAAAAGATTCAATTGCAATATTACTGTTATGAATAAAGGTGAACATTATTTTCATACACAAGAACAATTAAAGTTTTTTAAACAATGGGTAGATGAATCTATACATAAAATTATATAGATAATGGTTAATTGGAGATTCTATTTTAGATGATTTTATATGAAGGTCGTAGACTTGATTATATAAGGTAAAAAACATTTAGGTACTTAATGGCGAGATAACTTTGTTATTTCGCTTTTTTAATGCCAAAAAAAGATAATAAAAATAGTGAATAACAAATACTCATATTTTGTATTAAAGAAATATATATTTTACTTAACACTATATATCGATTATTTAAAGTTAAATTTAGAGGAGTTTAAAACTATAAAGAAAATTGTATATAAAGTGATAAATTATAAAACTTGTAATTATAAATAAAGGAGGATCTTTTATGTTAAAACACATAGGTACTAAAACAATAAATACAGATAGACTTGTTTTAAGAAGATTTGAAATAAATGATGCCAATGATATGTTTAAAAACTGGGCATCAGATAAGGAGGTTTCTAAATTTTTAGCATGGGATGTACATAAGGATGTTATGTTTACTCAGCTGCTTTTAGATTCTTGGATTAGTCAATATAGTGATGATAGAAACTATCACTGGGCTATTGAACTTAAAGAAATTAAAGAAGTTATTGGTGATATTAAGGTATTTCATTTAAAGGATAAGCATGATTGTTGCGAGATAGGTTATTGTTTATCAAGAGAGCATTGGAATAAAGGGTTTATGAGTGAAGCATTAAATGCAGTTATTAAATACTTATTTGAGGAAATCGGATTAAATAGAATTGTAGCTATGCATAATACTAAAAATATTGCTTCAGGAAAAGTAATGATAAAAAAACAATATGAAGTATGAAGGAACTTTAAGGCAAGCAGTTAGGTTAAATGATACTTTCTATGACTTAAGTGTTTACTCAATTTTAAAGTCTGAATGGAATGTTTAAACATAGACTATTAATGATTTTAGGAGGATTAGCATGAATTTAAAACCAGTTAAATTTACTGAAGAGTTGGCAAAAGAGGTAACGACTTGGAAATATGAAGGAGATTATGAAATATATAATTTGCCTTCTTGGGATGAAGTTTTAAAAAAGCAAATTTCTTTATGTAGAGAAGAAAAAAGGAAGAACTTTATTGGATATGTGAATGAACAAAATAATCTAGTTGGATATGTAAATTTAGTAGATGAAGAGGATTCTGTATTTTTGGGAATAGGTGTTAAACCTAAGTACTGTGGGGTTGGAATAGGAAAGCAAATAATTAAGGTGGCCTTAGATGAATGTAAAAAAAGATATAAAAATAAGCCAATTATTTTAGAGGTTAGAAGTTGGAATAAAAGAGCTATTAATTGTTATGAATCTCAAGGTTTTAAAGTAATTAATATTAAAAAACAGGAAACTTATGCTGGGTTTGGTGAGTTTTTTGTTATGAAGTATGAATAAGGTTATTGAATTGTAAAAATTTATTTAAAGATATTTAGTAAAATAATTTAGGGGGGAATTTATGGAATTTATAGATTTTATCGTATATCCATTAGTGTATATTTTATTTATGCCTGTATTAACAACAATTCATGAGATAGGTCATGCAATACCTGCTTTGATATTTACTAAATATGAAGTTAATATTAACATAGGAAATTCTAATTTAAAGAAACAAATAAAACTAAGTAGATTAATAATTAATATTAATGGATACAAATCGATAATGGACGTATCTTATGGTTATGTTAACTGGAAACCTATAGATAATAAATTTAAATCAATTATAATGATTGCAGGTGGTCCAATAGCATCTTTATGTACTTCAATAGTTTTATATCTAAGTTTATATAAAACAGAATTCCCTTACTTGATTATGATAATATTTAATGGAATATTACTATTTAGTATAGGTCAGTTTATAGTAACAATTTTACCAATAAAGTATAGGGATAATACCTATAAGGGGTTTACAAGTGATGGATATAAAATATTACAGTATTTAAAAATAAAGAATGAAGTATAGGATTATTTTTACTATATATTTTTAAATAACTTTTTAAGTTATATATAAATATGATTTTTATAAAAGGGGAGATATCATTGAGTGTAATTGGAATAATAGGAGCTATGCCTATTGAAATAAGTCTTCTAAAAGAAAACTTAAAGATAGTAAATGAAATAGAGTATGCAGGGTTTACATTTTATATTTGTAATAGAGAAAATATAAAAATAATATTAACTTCTTGCAGTATTGGAAAGGTTAATGCAGCTAGTTGTACTCAAATATTAATAGATAAATTTAATGTTACACATATAATAAATACAGGTATTGCAGGAAGTTTAAATGAATCTGTGAAAATCTGTGATATAGTCATTTCTAAAACTGTAACTCATCATGATGTTCGTAAATCTCAAATGAAAAAATTTTTCCCATTTAAAGAAGAATTTGAATCAGATAAGTTTTTAATAGAAGCTGCAATAAAAGCTTATAAAAATATAGAATCTATTAAGTTTAATTGTCATATTGGAAAAATAGTTAGTGGAGAGGCATTTATTTCGGATTGCAATTTAAGAGATATAATTATAAAAGAATACTCACCTCATTGCGTTGAAATGGAAGGAGCAGCT is a window from the Paraclostridium sordellii genome containing:
- a CDS encoding alpha/beta hydrolase gives rise to the protein MIKKYFKIENIPAILWGESSENIFIAVHGNMSNKEDDIIQIFAKKAVYLGYQVISFDLPEHGERVEEDIKCKVCDCVRELNLIMNYAKQNWNNISLFACSMGAYFSLLAYKDDFIKQSLFISPVLNMKRIIDNMMLWFDIDEEYLKSKQTVKTPIGQNLYWDYYCYVKDNPIDKWNIPTNILYGLKDDLCESDIVFKFVKRFNCNITVMNKGEHYFHTQEQLKFFKQWVDESIHKII
- a CDS encoding GNAT family N-acetyltransferase, whose translation is MLKHIGTKTINTDRLVLRRFEINDANDMFKNWASDKEVSKFLAWDVHKDVMFTQLLLDSWISQYSDDRNYHWAIELKEIKEVIGDIKVFHLKDKHDCCEIGYCLSREHWNKGFMSEALNAVIKYLFEEIGLNRIVAMHNTKNIASGKVMIKKQYEV
- a CDS encoding GNAT family N-acetyltransferase, yielding MNLKPVKFTEELAKEVTTWKYEGDYEIYNLPSWDEVLKKQISLCREEKRKNFIGYVNEQNNLVGYVNLVDEEDSVFLGIGVKPKYCGVGIGKQIIKVALDECKKRYKNKPIILEVRSWNKRAINCYESQGFKVINIKKQETYAGFGEFFVMKYE
- a CDS encoding peptidase M50 family protein, whose amino-acid sequence is MEFIDFIVYPLVYILFMPVLTTIHEIGHAIPALIFTKYEVNINIGNSNLKKQIKLSRLIININGYKSIMDVSYGYVNWKPIDNKFKSIIMIAGGPIASLCTSIVLYLSLYKTEFPYLIMIIFNGILLFSIGQFIVTILPIKYRDNTYKGFTSDGYKILQYLKIKNEV
- a CDS encoding 5'-methylthioadenosine/adenosylhomocysteine nucleosidase codes for the protein MSVIGIIGAMPIEISLLKENLKIVNEIEYAGFTFYICNRENIKIILTSCSIGKVNAASCTQILIDKFNVTHIINTGIAGSLNESVKICDIVISKTVTHHDVRKSQMKKFFPFKEEFESDKFLIEAAIKAYKNIESIKFNCHIGKIVSGEAFISDCNLRDIIIKEYSPHCVEMEGAAIGHVAHINNIPFLIIRSISDNADDNFTNYIDFEKTSANNSAFLVLNILDFLAKT